In Phormidium yuhuli AB48, one genomic interval encodes:
- a CDS encoding PEP-CTERM sorting domain-containing protein: MRTGNLNNTPGLSNFIVWGRIKDDDHETVPEPAALLGLGAIALASRRLRRKSDDA, from the coding sequence TTGCGGACAGGGAACCTTAACAATACCCCTGGCCTGTCTAACTTCATTGTTTGGGGACGCATCAAGGATGATGACCATGAGACTGTTCCTGAACCCGCTGCTCTCCTCGGTTTAGGCGCGATCGCCCTAGCCTCCCGCCGCCTCCGCCGCAAGTCTGACGACGCATAA